The Mesorhizobium sp. M1D.F.Ca.ET.043.01.1.1 genome contains a region encoding:
- the ffh gene encoding signal recognition particle protein, producing MFESLQERLGSILNGLTGRGALSEADVSAALREVRRALLEADVALEVVRSFTDKVREKAVGAAVLKSIKPGQMVVKIVHDELVDMLGAEGVAIDLNAPAPVVVMMVGLQGSGKTTTSAKIAKRLTERQNKKVLMASLDTRRPAAQEQLRQLGEQTKVATLPIIAGQSPVDIAKRAVQAARLGGHDVVILDTAGRTHIDEPLMVEMADIKKVSSPHEILLVADSLTGQDAVNLAKSFDERVGITGLVLTRMDGDGRGGAALSMRAVTGKPIKLIGTGEKMDGLEEFHPKRIADRILGMGDIVSLVEKAAETIDAEQAAAMARKMQSGKFDLNDLAAQLQQMSKMGGMGGIMGMMPGMGKMKDQLAAAGFDDKMFRRQLAIISSMTKAERANPDILKHSRKKRIASGSGTDAAEINKLLKMHRGMADMMKAMGGKGKGGGLMRGMMGGLASKMGLGGMMPGGGMPDLSKMDPKQLEALQKQAQAAGLGKGLPGGLPGGLPGGGLPGLPGGMKLPGLPGLGGGGLPGLGKKK from the coding sequence ATGTTTGAATCCCTCCAGGAGCGCCTTGGCTCCATCCTGAACGGCCTGACGGGCCGCGGCGCGCTGTCCGAGGCGGATGTCTCGGCGGCGCTGCGCGAGGTGCGCCGGGCGCTGCTCGAGGCCGACGTCGCGCTGGAGGTGGTGCGTTCCTTCACCGACAAGGTGCGCGAGAAGGCCGTCGGCGCCGCTGTGCTGAAGTCGATCAAGCCCGGACAGATGGTCGTCAAGATCGTCCATGACGAGCTGGTCGACATGCTGGGCGCCGAAGGCGTCGCCATCGACCTCAACGCGCCGGCGCCCGTCGTCGTGATGATGGTCGGCCTGCAGGGCTCCGGCAAGACGACGACCTCGGCCAAGATCGCCAAGCGCCTGACCGAGCGCCAGAACAAGAAGGTCCTGATGGCCTCGCTCGACACGCGTCGACCGGCCGCTCAGGAACAGCTGCGCCAGCTCGGCGAGCAGACCAAGGTGGCGACGCTGCCGATCATCGCCGGCCAGAGCCCTGTCGACATCGCCAAGCGCGCCGTGCAGGCGGCCAGGCTCGGCGGCCATGACGTCGTCATCCTCGATACCGCCGGCCGCACCCATATCGACGAGCCGCTGATGGTCGAGATGGCCGACATCAAGAAGGTGTCGTCGCCGCACGAGATCCTGCTGGTCGCCGACTCGCTCACCGGCCAGGACGCCGTCAACCTCGCAAAGAGCTTCGACGAGCGCGTCGGCATCACCGGCCTGGTGCTGACCCGTATGGATGGCGACGGCCGCGGCGGCGCGGCGCTTTCGATGCGCGCCGTCACCGGCAAGCCGATCAAGCTGATCGGTACCGGCGAAAAGATGGACGGGCTGGAGGAATTCCATCCCAAGCGCATCGCCGACCGCATCCTCGGCATGGGCGACATCGTCTCGCTCGTCGAGAAGGCCGCCGAGACCATCGACGCCGAGCAGGCGGCGGCGATGGCCAGGAAGATGCAGTCGGGCAAGTTCGACCTGAACGACCTTGCCGCGCAGCTTCAGCAGATGTCGAAGATGGGCGGCATGGGCGGCATCATGGGCATGATGCCCGGCATGGGCAAGATGAAGGACCAGCTTGCCGCGGCCGGTTTCGACGACAAGATGTTCCGCCGCCAGCTCGCCATCATCTCCTCGATGACCAAGGCCGAGCGCGCCAACCCCGACATCCTGAAGCACTCGCGCAAGAAACGCATCGCTTCCGGCTCCGGCACGGATGCCGCCGAGATCAACAAGCTTCTGAAGATGCATCGCGGCATGGCCGACATGATGAAGGCGATGGGCGGCAAGGGCAAAGGCGGCGGCCTGATGCGCGGCATGATGGGCGGCCTTGCCTCGAAGATGGGCCTTGGCGGCATGATGCCGGGCGGCGGCATGCCCGACCTCTCCAAGATGGATCCGAAGCAGCTCGAGGCCCTGCAGAAGCAGGCCCAGGCTGCCGGTCTCGGCAAAGGCCTGCCGGGCGGGTTGCCCGGCGGGCTTCCCGGTGGCGGGTTGCCGGGCCTGCCCGGCGGCATGAAGTTGCCGGGCCTTCCCGGCCTCGGCGGCGGCGGGTTGCCTGGTCTCGGGAAAAAGAAGTGA
- a CDS encoding glycosyltransferase, which produces MRITLVAERTIPCQGYGGTERQVDWLANELSRLGHKVVLIAGRGSSHPLCEVRQASSAAECRAAIPADADIVHFNGWYVETSRPALYTMHGFAPGYQKQGQNWSFVSANHARNHGRETFVYNGFPIDAYRLSASNTSRLLFLAGIARAGKNLNRAVDLARAFDFQLDIAGGARWQLLLRTKVRRQGVFFKSLGRRFRYHGTVDGDEKLRLLGEARAFLNPIAWEEPFGMAPVEAMLCGTPVLTTPRGALPEIVDDATGRLFDTDAEFAQALADIAALSPERCRESAADRFPIAKTAKGYLDLYTRILDGEKLA; this is translated from the coding sequence ATGCGCATCACGCTGGTGGCGGAACGCACCATTCCCTGCCAAGGCTATGGCGGCACCGAGCGGCAGGTCGACTGGCTGGCAAATGAGCTTTCGCGCCTCGGCCACAAGGTGGTCCTGATCGCCGGTCGCGGCTCGAGCCACCCGCTTTGCGAAGTGCGGCAGGCGTCTTCGGCCGCCGAATGCCGCGCCGCGATCCCGGCCGACGCCGACATCGTGCATTTCAACGGCTGGTACGTCGAGACGTCGCGCCCGGCGCTCTACACCATGCACGGCTTTGCCCCGGGATACCAGAAACAGGGGCAGAACTGGAGCTTCGTCAGCGCCAACCATGCGCGCAATCACGGGCGGGAAACCTTCGTCTACAACGGCTTTCCGATCGATGCCTATCGGCTGTCCGCCAGCAATACGAGCCGGCTGCTGTTCCTGGCCGGCATCGCCCGGGCCGGCAAGAACCTCAACCGGGCCGTCGATCTCGCCAGGGCCTTCGATTTCCAGCTCGACATCGCCGGCGGCGCGCGCTGGCAGCTCCTGCTGCGCACGAAGGTTCGCCGCCAGGGCGTCTTCTTCAAGAGCCTGGGCCGCCGCTTCCGTTACCACGGCACAGTCGACGGCGATGAGAAGCTGCGCCTGCTCGGCGAGGCCAGGGCCTTCCTTAATCCGATCGCCTGGGAGGAGCCGTTCGGCATGGCGCCGGTCGAAGCGATGCTGTGCGGCACGCCGGTGCTGACAACGCCGCGCGGCGCGCTGCCGGAAATCGTCGACGACGCCACCGGCCGCCTCTTCGACACCGATGCCGAGTTCGCGCAGGCCTTGGCCGACATCGCCGCGCTTTCGCCCGAACGGTGCCGTGAATCCGCCGCCGACCGGTTTCCGATCGCAAAGACTGCAAAAGGCTATCTCGATCTCTACACGCGCATCCTCGACGGCGAAAAGCTGGCCTAG
- a CDS encoding type II CAAX endopeptidase family protein: protein MIIDSAAFERYRRSPNEKTTPLRLLLGAAIVVFFWLAMTLVVLVAGTTAFIVLRLPGPATGQPIQDFLASPVGILTALASFAGIWIGLWVAMRFVHGEPLSALIGTNRRISRGSFLKGLVAVLITSLFSEVLLYWLQPEIARGSIAFSSWLLFLVPIVPLAFLQTSAEEALFRGYLLRGLSNRFGSPLIWALLPALLFSALHWSAASTLAINACVLVSIGTFALLLTLLVYVTGNLGAVFGAHLGNNLTGFLLISHQQSYNSFALFTARPLEGPGWTNWDAALIAAIGVASTLLTMFLLLHRRSPLKVGPEAP, encoded by the coding sequence GTGATCATCGACAGTGCCGCCTTCGAGCGTTACCGGCGCTCGCCGAACGAGAAGACCACCCCGCTCCGGCTCCTGCTTGGAGCGGCGATCGTCGTTTTCTTCTGGCTCGCCATGACGCTTGTCGTGCTCGTCGCCGGCACCACCGCCTTCATCGTCTTGCGCCTCCCTGGACCGGCGACCGGACAGCCGATCCAGGATTTCCTTGCCTCGCCCGTCGGCATCCTCACCGCGCTGGCGTCCTTTGCCGGCATCTGGATCGGCCTTTGGGTGGCGATGCGCTTCGTGCATGGCGAGCCGCTCTCGGCGCTGATCGGGACCAACCGCCGCATCTCGCGCGGCAGCTTTCTCAAGGGCCTGGTCGCTGTCCTGATCACCTCGCTGTTCTCGGAGGTCCTGCTCTATTGGCTGCAGCCGGAGATCGCTCGCGGATCGATCGCCTTCTCGTCCTGGCTGCTCTTCCTCGTTCCGATCGTGCCGCTCGCCTTCCTGCAGACCTCGGCGGAGGAGGCCCTGTTCCGCGGCTATCTGCTGCGCGGCCTCAGCAACCGGTTTGGCAGCCCGCTGATCTGGGCGCTGCTGCCGGCGCTCCTGTTCTCCGCGCTGCATTGGAGCGCGGCTTCGACGCTCGCCATCAATGCCTGCGTGCTGGTCTCGATCGGCACATTCGCGCTGCTGCTGACGCTGCTGGTCTATGTGACCGGCAATTTGGGCGCCGTTTTCGGCGCCCATCTCGGCAACAACCTGACCGGCTTCCTGCTCATCTCGCACCAGCAGAGCTACAATTCCTTCGCCCTCTTCACCGCCAGGCCGCTCGAAGGCCCCGGCTGGACGAATTGGGACGCTGCTCTCATCGCCGCGATCGGCGTCGCGAGCACGCTGCTGACGATGTTCTTGCTTCTGCATCGCCGCTCGCCCCTGAAAGTCGGGCCGGAGGCACCATGA
- a CDS encoding TraB/GumN family protein gives MKRVIAIADRAALVSLRLLAALNMLFFLSFLVVLLLAGRAHAEAPACAGSDLLASLAKTDPAAFKKVETEAAAVPNGKSLLWKLEKPGERPSFLFGTMHITDQRVTTLPAAAQQAYDGADTVIIETTDALDKAKMMAALAAEPGLMMFTDNTTLSSLLSPEDVAVLNKGLDARGIPPLTVAKMKPWILSAMVALPACEVARQAAGAPVLDVKLAAEAKASGKDVEGLETAADQLRAMASLPLAYHMKGLVETLKLGDRVNDVNETMIILYQRGEVGMFWPLFRAVLPDAADDQAGYAAFEQTMITSRNKVMVAHAMPMLAKGNAFMAVGALHLPGPDGLVEDFRKAGYTVTAVN, from the coding sequence ATGAAACGCGTCATCGCCATCGCCGACCGCGCGGCCCTCGTCTCGTTGAGACTGCTCGCAGCGCTCAACATGTTGTTTTTCCTGTCGTTCCTCGTCGTCCTGCTGCTGGCCGGCAGGGCGCATGCCGAAGCGCCCGCCTGCGCCGGCAGCGATCTGCTGGCAAGTCTCGCAAAGACCGATCCCGCCGCCTTCAAGAAGGTCGAGACCGAGGCCGCCGCCGTTCCGAACGGCAAGAGCCTGCTGTGGAAGCTGGAGAAACCGGGCGAAAGGCCGTCCTTCCTGTTCGGCACCATGCATATCACCGACCAGCGCGTCACGACGCTGCCGGCCGCGGCGCAGCAAGCCTATGACGGCGCCGACACCGTCATCATCGAAACCACCGACGCGCTCGATAAGGCCAAGATGATGGCCGCCTTGGCCGCCGAGCCTGGCCTGATGATGTTCACCGACAACACGACGCTGTCCTCGTTGCTGTCGCCCGAGGACGTGGCGGTGCTGAACAAGGGGCTCGACGCGCGCGGCATCCCGCCCCTGACGGTCGCCAAGATGAAGCCGTGGATCCTGTCCGCCATGGTGGCGCTGCCGGCCTGCGAGGTGGCGCGCCAGGCCGCCGGCGCGCCGGTGCTGGACGTCAAGCTGGCCGCCGAGGCCAAAGCGTCCGGCAAGGACGTCGAGGGATTGGAAACCGCCGCCGACCAGTTGCGCGCCATGGCCTCGCTGCCGCTCGCCTACCACATGAAGGGGCTGGTGGAGACGCTGAAGCTCGGCGACAGGGTGAACGACGTCAACGAGACCATGATCATCCTCTACCAACGCGGCGAGGTCGGCATGTTCTGGCCGCTGTTCCGCGCCGTGCTGCCCGACGCCGCGGACGACCAGGCCGGCTATGCCGCCTTCGAGCAGACCATGATCACCAGCCGCAACAAGGTCATGGTCGCCCATGCCATGCCGATGCTGGCCAAGGGCAATGCCTTCATGGCGGTCGGCGCGCTGCATCTGCCCGGCCCTGACGGACTGGTCGAAGATTTCCGCAAGGCGGGGTATACTGTTACCGCCGTCAACTGA